The Chionomys nivalis chromosome 1, mChiNiv1.1, whole genome shotgun sequence sequence aatcatatatatatatacatacatacacacacacaatttttgtTTTACTAATAATATTTCAGTATTGATGAAGTACAAAACAGACATGGAATTTTCATATAAGACACATTAAGAAACTGTGGTAAAAAGGGAAAATTTAAAATCACAGTATTTTTGTTGATCCAGAGAAACTACACTTAGAAAAGAGTATTAAAGCTGCAATAGGACATGTAAACTATTTTTGATGGCTGAGAGTAAATTAAATTTCCTTCagtagaaaaacataaaaattcagCATCAGTGAGGAGCTTTCATTGAGTAACCTCAGAATCTGTTAACATTTAAGATATAAAGTAAAGAGGAAAGAGTAAAAGTATCctgtggaaattttaaattatggtacacagttaacttaaaaaaaatctatagcaCTTGGCAGCAGAAATGACACAACAATGTCCATGTGTAATACCaccaattttatttaaattattaagaaTCTTGATTTTCTACTTGAAATATGACAGAGTTTAAGAAGAATAAGTTTTTGGAAAAATTAGTTGTGGCTGCACCAGAATGACACCTTACAAACATCTGTCTGTCCAGCTCAGGGGTCAGGGACAATGGCCTCTTTTGACCTTGTAGGCACCAgtaattcatacatatatacatgctgaCACAATactcataaatataaaaagaataacaaaattattttattaaaattaagaaaaattatttctatttaaaatctGATGGCACATAGACTGCATGTGTTTCAACATATTGATTATTCTGTTATCAGAACTGATTTGTACCAAAGGAGTAATTGTGGGATAGACATTCATCACAAACTTCTGAACACTCAGGGTGACTGGGTCGTACATCCATAACAGAGACGCAGTAGATGAGATGATAAAATCCACTGAGTATGTGACCATAAAGCAAACCACCAGCAGCAAGATGGTCTGGGTGGCCCTTTTCTCAGGTGAATCTCTCAAGTGGCTGAGGCTGTGAAGATGCTTGCATTGCTTCTGGTGTCTGAACAAGATAATCACCATATACACACTTGTGATCAGCATAACTCCTACAAGAAATACATCTCTTGAGGTTGTCACTGTTAAAATCAGTGCCCTGATGATGTAGTTTATGGAGAAGAGTGAGCAGAATGCAGTGACCTTCATCTGTTTGGGCTTACTCACATTGGTGAAAACACCAGCATAGATGATTTGGTGACTAGTGAATGACAAGTTGAAAGACCAAATAAGTAAGAAAGCAGAAATCatacacttttttattttatatttaaattttgtcaAGAAAGAGGTACTGGGACTGATAGTGACAGCCTGGAACACACTTAGGAGGCAGGTGATGCACATGGAGAGGCCTCTCATCACCCGGCTTATGTAAAAAGTTGTCTTACATTTGAAGTCATTATCAATGTTTAGTGACTCAAGTATGTCCCAAAGCCAAATATCCCCTCCAGTGAGGAGCAGCACTATGTGGGTGAAGGTCAGTTGACAGGAGATCATGTCCATGGGCTTAGGTCTGTGACATAGGATTATGAAAGTAtagaaaacaaggagaaacatATTGGCCAAGACTCCAAGTCCAGCTTGGAAATTAAGGACAATACTTAATGAGGACATTGGAAGAAACTGTATTCACCTTaagaacataaaaagaaaaaatgaaatttatgtgctggcaatgctgaaacatgcatgtgcagcccatatatggtggcTCTGAAGaccttgtccatattgggtttcatggtctaagttgatgagaacAACTGACCAAGTATCTTCcttaagagggcaccagatcccaatATAGATGGTTGTGGAAACCTATTTCAAAtacctgaaaaaataaaagagtattcACCAAACTTTTGATTCACTGGTCAGTATGTCTATATCATCATTCTCTTTTGCCtcttaattaacccatctctTTAATTTAAGCTCAACATTAGATGTTGCCTATGTTTCATATACTCTCAGTATATCTCCAGGATATACAGAATTCTCAGTACATCTGACACAGAATGCACGCTTCATGTgcctgcaaatggatggaaatagaaaacactatcctcagtgaggtatcccagacccaaaaagaggaacatgggatgtactcactcataatcggattctagtcataaataaaggacattgagcatatattttgtgatcctagagaagctaaataagaaagtgaacccaaagaaaatcgtatagtcatccgcctggagaggggaagtagacaagattgcagggcaaaaactgggaacttgcgggtgaggtggcatggggcaaaggggaactgggatgagaaacatgagaaggggaggatgggaggagcttgggggattgggatggttgggatataggaagggtggattcgggagcagcgaagtatatatcctaactaagggagccatcttagggttggcaagagacttgactctagagtggttcccaggtgtccagggagatgtccccagctggtaccttgggcaactgaggagagggaacctgaaatgaccctatcctatactgatgaatatcttgcatatcaccttagaaccttcatctggcgatggatcgaggtagagacagagactcaatttggagcaacggtctgagctcttaaggtccaaatgaggagcagaaggagggagaatatgaggaaggaaatcaggaccacgaggtatgcacccacccactgtgacagtggatctgatttattgggagcccaccaaggccagctagtctgggactgaataagcaggggttgaaactggactctctgagcatggcggacaatgaaggctgatgaaatccaaggacaatggcactaggtttcgatcctaatacatgaactggctttgtgggagcttagcctgtttagacactcaccttcctggacgtagatagaagaccttcgtcttccagcagggcagagaatttggactgctcttcagtatccaaagggaaggggaatggtgtgggggtaggagaagaggagtgtggatagggggaggggagtggggggaggggggcaatatttgggaggaggggagggaaatgggaaacggggagcaggtggaaattttaattaaaaagaataaaaaaaagaaaaatacaaagaggagattctattaattatttagtgtataaaatatatttataaaaattagacTTTAACAGGTGCAAGTTAGAAGAGATCAATTTCAGACTCTTAATGAGCTCCAGAGATGGCTATGAGACAGTTACCTGCTATGGACCTCTACTGGAATAGAACCTGATGGTATGATTAATTTATACACACCTTAGATTGTGACAAAGGATTTAATAGTCCCAGGGAACTATCAACTGAAACTAAGAGGGAAATGATTTTGATTGAAGAGGAATTACAGGAGTCACATGAGGATCCTGTGGACTGAATCTTAACTGTATTTTTGTCATAGTACCCTCCAAACATTCCTCTACAGGAATTGTAAAGCAGAGGGAAGTTGTTATCTTAGAATAGATATTCTTACCACATaaactaagaaaaaattaaatacttttgtggaaaaggtctctgagttaatttaaaaaaagaaaattgagactttgttaaTTATCAAGAATAGATGTAGAAGAAATTGTGGTACTATTCAGTAATGCTGAAATTAACAAATTGTGGGAAGAAAGCCACTCTTGGTGAAGAGCTTGCAGTAATTTTTTAAGGATTAAAAACAACTATCTTTAAAAGGAGAGAATTTAAATTATATAGAGAAAGAATTGGATCCTTTCTTGCCTTCGATGGGACTCAAtaataactggagcccctacattctatgctgatgcaaataaatcaaaaaagacAGGTTACTGgtctgaaacttttttttaaactttaaaaagaagcttttatttattttgtagcatGTGCAttacaggaaacaaaacacaagaagccAAGAACAGCCACCCAGTCACATGCAGCTCAGCTTGCTGTGTCCCTCTGGGTGCTGCAAGTGTACATACATCAGGTAACTGAGGTTACACAGTATGTACCATGCTTGCCCCCACATTGTGATTATTCACCATCTAAAACCCCACGCTACATGAGTATGTTGATAACCAAGAATACACCATGCCATCTCAATCTGTCAGACAACGCTGTAATCCTGTCTTCCTTGGCAACAAAAATTTCATAGAAGACAAAAATGGCAGCAGGCCTCTAGATAGAAGTACTGGCGAAGTTACAATTAAAATTCTGCATTCCCTCAATGCTCAGCTTACAGggaaacacaaaacaacagagCACACTAAGCACAGCATTCCTAAGTTTATCTTCAGATCTGTACACTAAAATGTGAAGGCATGTTCCTGCTCAATAAATGTATTCCTATGAGCACTGAAGATGCACTACGGCAGGGGTTCTCAGGATGTCAATCTCAACAGTGCAGTGCTGCAGACCTTGCCCTGTGAGCCTCCCTCTATCCCTCCACAGTCAACCTAGTAATATGTCCAGACATGGCTCAATTCCATGTTCAAGAGGAACCTTTTCTGTCCAGCTATACCTTTAACCATATCCACTCCTTTAGGTCATTTATGAAGTTCAGATGTTGTGGAATGAACTTTGAGCACAATAAACACAAGTATCTTCCCAACAATGCATATATGGATCCCTGGGTACAGTTAAAATTGTCTTCTAGATGTGGTGGTCCTAGCCAAGAGCTCTTCCCTCATCCGTCCTCTTCTCTGTCCAACTCCAGTTCAGGATGATGCTAGTGAAATATGACAAAGGGCACCTCCAGAAAACAGCCTCTCCAAAAGACTGGCAGGACATTTATAATGACCATTCTGCTTCTAACACCCTTTGGGCACTGGGACTTATCCTCTAACACTTGGCAACATTAACGGAAATGCACACGGGAACAATGGCAGAGAACGGGGAACCAACCAATAGGCACAGCACCTCACTCTCTGCACTGTTCTTTCCCTGcccacctccaccacctgggAACAGCATCTGCTCAAAGAACACGTCTAACAGTTCCATTCCAGTGTAACCATTCCTATGAAATAACAATCCTTAAAAGGTGCTGTTAACCCTCtattttcactgtgtgtgtattttttatatttatggattagtgtatgtgtgtaggcacatgCATGCCACTTTGTATGGAGGCTAGAAGACAATTTGTGGATCAGTTTCCTCTTATGTGGATCCTGGAGATCACATTTGGGTCACCAGTTtgtggcaagcgcctttacctgctgagccacctacCAGTCCATTATGCACATTTTCTTACTGTGTGAGACAAAGCCCTggcttgtagccctggctggcctgggactcacaagatccacctgcctcagcctaggattaaaaacatgcatacTACACCAAGTTATTATGCACTGAAAAGCTTAAAGACAAGATGTTTCTAGTAACACTTCTGTTTCCCCAGCATATGTACAGTGCGGGCAGAGAATAAAACACGCATCCTTACCAGACCTGAGAGCAACACTCTGGTCTAGAACCTCCCCACCTCTCAACCCAAGGGTCAGGTTTATGAAGGTGTCATGGTTTTGTGGGGATAACAACCTCACTTCCTACATGGTTTTAAGAGTTCTTTCCTATGAACTTTAACACAGCTTTCAAACACTACTCTACTCTGTCACATATTGGCGGCCTCTTTCCCTTCTAGAAGACTAGGAGCTGCATATCTGACTCGTCCGCCTTCTGTACACATGATATACTGCAAAATAAGACGCACAGAGAAAGGGACAATGGCTAATCTTGCGTTACCAAAACTTACATTAGTATTAGGCCttcatacattttctttcttcctccctcccaatcCAGCACAAGTCTGTATTGCtcagaagtgatttttttcattccaTTTCCAAAAGATGGCATTTCACCACGAGTTTAAACAGGAGAATCTACAACATGTATTATTTACTACATCTACCTTTAACATACTTTGTGCACTTCTAAACACCTAGAAGGACTAGATGTTTCAGATGAGGACATAAATTTGTCCCCTATATACACAGTAGTGTGGAAACCACACACATGTAACAATGGTTAGATCTCAAAGTGTCTTCTGCTGACAGCATTCTGGTCTCTGACCTTTTTCTTCAGCCCCTCCCCTGTATCACAAGACACAGGCACCTGTCACTTGGATGATACTTTCACGGCTCTTCAGAAGACAACCTTGCTGTGAATTTTAACACTGAGTACACAGAAGGTGTTAGTTTACTAACTCTACTTTTGTCATATGCTGGCAATTTAATACCTAGAAACTCGGTATCATAAATGAGGACCCCTCTGTCCAGTATGTACAGTATGTACAGTGTAGCAAAGTTACATGTATATAACATACAGGGTGATGGGTAAGCTAAAAACGTCTAGCACACTAATGGGATCTTTTTGCAgttccttccctcccacctcctcagTCCACTGGACAAGTCCAGCCTGTGCACTGTTCTCGGAGGTGGGTTAGCAATTCTACTTCTAAACATAGTATCTCCAGTTTTTCAAAACTATTTACATAAGGTATTATTCTACTACTTCTGCTTTTAAATGTATCAAACACTGAAAATACCCAGACCGGGTATCTCATGTAAAAACTTATCCGCTATACACACTACACTGGCAAATAAAACTGTATGCGAAGCAATGGTTATTATCTGAGGTATCTT is a genomic window containing:
- the LOC130885156 gene encoding putative vomeronasal receptor-like protein 4, with the translated sequence MSSLSIVLNFQAGLGVLANMFLLVFYTFIILCHRPKPMDMISCQLTFTHIVLLLTGGDIWLWDILESLNIDNDFKCKTTFYISRVMRGLSMCITCLLSVFQAVTISPSTSFLTKFKYKIKKCMISAFLLIWSFNLSFTSHQIIYAGVFTNVSKPKQMKVTAFCSLFSINYIIRALILTVTTSRDVFLVGVMLITSVYMVIILFRHQKQCKHLHSLSHLRDSPEKRATQTILLLVVCFMVTYSVDFIISSTASLLWMYDPVTLSVQKLVQPLWKSNKRAFSEFWVANLLSWHLQSKLEDHFESRHIAIITDVLTVK